The proteins below come from a single Rhodococcus sp. WMMA185 genomic window:
- a CDS encoding SRPBCC family protein, producing the protein MAVSGTKEFEIKADPATVMAAIAAVDRLPEWSSPHKSVTIESTHEDGRPNRVRMQVSILGINDEQVVEYTFGGNDTVSWRLVESTQQNTQDGSYVLTGSGAGTKVTFELTIDPKIPLPGFLVKKAQKTALETASKGLTKFIESM; encoded by the coding sequence ATGGCCGTTTCCGGCACCAAGGAATTCGAAATCAAGGCAGATCCGGCCACGGTAATGGCTGCGATCGCTGCTGTGGATCGCCTGCCCGAGTGGTCCTCCCCGCACAAGTCGGTCACGATCGAGAGCACGCACGAAGACGGCCGCCCCAACCGCGTCCGGATGCAAGTCTCGATCCTCGGCATCAACGACGAGCAGGTGGTCGAGTACACCTTCGGCGGTAACGACACGGTGTCGTGGCGTCTGGTCGAAAGTACTCAGCAGAACACGCAGGACGGCTCGTACGTCCTCACCGGCTCCGGTGCGGGCACGAAGGTGACCTTCGAGTTGACAATCGATCCGAAGATCCCACTGCCCGGGTTCCTCGTGAAGAAGGCGCAAAAGACCGCACTCGAGACCGCCAGCAAGGGCCTGACGAAGTTCATCGAGAGCATGTAG
- a CDS encoding toxin-antitoxin system HicB family antitoxin translates to MNLDNYVSKLRDDLTSAAALGDEQTRATATALAAAVESATRMLLLSALTEFAGEVSNELGNRTVGVRLDGTEVAVEVHRKAAEPEPEPEPRSDRTSTTDDLGAVFDDATGDISRVTLRLMDQIKSKAEEAASQNGVSLNSWVSQAVKGALEDQIRRSRDRDDS, encoded by the coding sequence ATGAACCTCGACAACTATGTCTCCAAGCTACGAGACGACCTGACCTCGGCAGCCGCGCTGGGCGACGAGCAGACCCGGGCGACGGCAACGGCTCTCGCAGCCGCCGTCGAGTCCGCGACCCGCATGCTCCTGCTGTCCGCACTGACCGAATTCGCCGGCGAAGTGTCGAACGAACTGGGCAATCGCACCGTTGGTGTGCGATTGGACGGGACTGAGGTCGCCGTCGAGGTACACCGCAAAGCCGCCGAACCCGAACCCGAGCCCGAGCCCAGGAGCGATCGGACCTCGACGACCGACGACCTGGGTGCCGTCTTCGATGACGCCACCGGTGACATCAGTCGCGTCACCCTGCGCCTGATGGATCAGATCAAATCGAAGGCGGAAGAAGCCGCGTCCCAGAACGGCGTGTCACTCAATTCCTGGGTCTCGCAGGCGGTCAAAGGCGCCCTCGAAGACCAGATTCGCCGGAGCCGCGACCGCGACGACAGCTGA
- the thyX gene encoding FAD-dependent thymidylate synthase: MSQTVPLRVQLVAKTEFLPPADVPWETDADGGEALAEFAGRACYQSWSKPNPRTATNAGYLRHLLEVGHESVLEHGSVSFYITGISRSCTHELIRHRHFSYSQLSQRFVRENDSKVVVPPAIAGDPDLERLFTEATDASRSAYAELLAALESKLSGTSSVPLRNKQARQAARAVLPNATETRVVVTGNYRAWRHFVSMRATEHADVEIRRVAVECLRQLQSSAPNVFGDFEIVVAGDGTEVARSTFSSDA, encoded by the coding sequence GTGTCGCAGACCGTTCCGCTCAGGGTGCAACTCGTCGCGAAGACGGAGTTCTTGCCGCCGGCAGACGTCCCGTGGGAGACCGACGCCGATGGTGGTGAAGCGCTGGCCGAGTTCGCGGGCCGCGCGTGCTACCAGAGTTGGTCCAAACCCAACCCCCGTACCGCGACCAACGCCGGATACCTGCGCCACCTGCTCGAGGTCGGGCACGAATCGGTTCTCGAACACGGGAGTGTCAGCTTCTACATCACTGGCATTTCCAGGTCGTGCACTCACGAACTGATCCGGCACCGGCACTTTTCCTACTCGCAACTGTCGCAACGGTTCGTGCGGGAGAACGACTCGAAGGTGGTCGTCCCGCCCGCGATCGCGGGCGATCCAGACCTAGAGCGGCTCTTCACCGAGGCCACCGACGCCAGTCGATCGGCCTACGCTGAACTGCTCGCAGCCCTCGAATCGAAACTGTCGGGTACATCCAGTGTTCCGTTGCGCAACAAACAGGCGAGGCAGGCGGCGAGGGCGGTCCTACCCAACGCAACCGAGACCCGGGTCGTGGTCACGGGCAACTACCGGGCGTGGCGGCACTTCGTGTCGATGCGCGCCACCGAGCACGCCGACGTCGAGATCCGCCGGGTCGCGGTCGAGTGTCTGAGACAGTTGCAGTCGTCCGCTCCGAATGTCTTCGGCGACTTCGAGATAGTGGTCGCGGGTGACGGAACGGAAGTGGCACGGAGTACATTCTCGTCAGATGCGTGA
- the dapA gene encoding 4-hydroxy-tetrahydrodipicolinate synthase: MTYGDSASPVERPFGTVSTAMVTPFTPDGKLDVDAGVRLAAHLVDNGCDALVLAGTTGESPTTTENEKLELLREVIDAVGNRAKVIAGAGSNDTAHSVALARDAARAGAHGLLVVTPYYSRPPQAGLYAHFTAVADATDLPVMLYDIPPRSVVPIETETIRLLAEHPRIVAVKDAKGDLNAGAELIGTTDLQFYSGDDPLNLPWLAVGAIGFVSVIGHLVPARLRELHTAFEAGDIARARAINLSLTPVIRSVARLGGVSASKAGLRLIGLDVGEPRLPQVAPTHDQIDLLAADLHAAGVLA; encoded by the coding sequence ATGACCTACGGTGATTCCGCTTCTCCCGTCGAGCGCCCGTTCGGCACTGTGTCAACCGCGATGGTGACGCCGTTCACGCCGGACGGAAAGCTCGATGTCGATGCAGGTGTCCGTCTTGCGGCTCACCTCGTCGACAACGGGTGCGACGCCCTCGTTCTCGCCGGCACGACAGGTGAGTCGCCGACAACTACCGAGAACGAGAAGCTCGAGTTACTCAGGGAGGTCATCGATGCGGTAGGCAACCGCGCGAAGGTGATCGCCGGCGCGGGCAGCAACGACACCGCACACAGCGTTGCGCTCGCTCGCGACGCCGCCAGGGCGGGGGCGCACGGCCTCCTCGTCGTCACCCCCTACTATTCGAGACCACCGCAGGCGGGGCTGTACGCGCATTTCACCGCGGTTGCCGATGCCACCGATCTCCCGGTCATGCTCTACGACATTCCACCGCGCTCTGTGGTTCCCATAGAAACGGAAACGATCCGGCTCCTCGCGGAACATCCGCGCATCGTCGCGGTCAAGGACGCCAAGGGAGACCTCAATGCCGGTGCCGAGTTGATCGGCACCACCGATCTCCAGTTCTATTCGGGTGACGATCCGCTCAACCTTCCATGGCTCGCGGTGGGCGCCATCGGATTCGTCAGTGTCATCGGACACCTCGTACCGGCTCGGTTGCGTGAATTGCACACTGCCTTCGAAGCCGGTGACATCGCGCGCGCACGTGCTATCAACCTGAGTCTGACCCCCGTGATCCGGTCGGTGGCCCGGCTCGGTGGTGTCAGCGCATCGAAGGCCGGTCTGCGGTTGATCGGCCTCGACGTAGGGGAGCCCAGGCTCCCGCAGGTGGCGCCCACGCACGATCAGATCGACCTACTCGCCGCCGATCTCCACGCCGCGGGGGTGCTCGCATGA
- a CDS encoding ribonuclease J, translating into MTRPPRRRSASRQAGPPSPAPTQPEAAPIVADKPTAPRSAQAKSAPVKAPSAKGGPTDKSPSRSGRRTSKRQNAGAAVSDPTARLGLPPKAPFKGLRVVALGGIGEIGRNMTVFEHQGKLLIIDCGVLFPEDQQPGVDLILPDFRHIEDRMADVEAVILTHGHEDHIGAVPFLLRLRPDLPVVGSKFTLALVAAKCREHRQRPNLVEVIEGQRTEHGPFECEYFAVNHSIPDALAVAIRTDAGVALHTGDIKLDQLPLDGRLTDLGGFSRLGDEGVDLFLVDSTNAEVPGFVTPEREIGGVLDNVIGKARQRVIVASFASHVHRIQQVVDVAHRYNRRVAFVGRSMVRNMQIAQDLGYLSVPDGLVVDIDTAANLPDDRLVLISTGSQGEPLSALSRMARGEHRQINIRANDLVVLASSLIPGNENSVFAVVNGLAKRGATVVTQQNAKVHVSGHASAGELLYLYNAVRPTNAMPVHGEWRHLRANAALAKATGVPEDRIVLAEDGVVVDMVDGLAEIVGKVSVGHVYVDGLSVGDVGDSTLSDRLVLGEGGFIAIYVVIDDHTGRAVSTPEVSGRGFSDDPTALKDAAQLVEAELAQLAAEGVNDAHRIAQAIRRIVGRWVAEKYRRRPMIVPNVIAVPASDGQ; encoded by the coding sequence ATGACCCGTCCTCCCCGTCGCCGCAGCGCCAGCCGTCAGGCAGGGCCCCCGTCTCCCGCGCCCACGCAGCCGGAGGCTGCTCCGATCGTGGCAGATAAGCCCACGGCCCCGAGGTCGGCGCAGGCCAAATCCGCGCCGGTGAAGGCTCCGTCCGCGAAGGGCGGCCCCACTGACAAATCTCCCTCACGGTCCGGTAGGCGGACCAGCAAGCGGCAGAACGCCGGGGCGGCCGTCTCGGATCCGACCGCACGCCTCGGTCTGCCGCCGAAGGCGCCGTTCAAGGGTCTTCGCGTGGTGGCGCTCGGCGGCATCGGCGAGATCGGCCGCAACATGACCGTGTTCGAGCACCAAGGCAAACTGCTCATCATCGACTGCGGGGTGTTGTTCCCGGAGGATCAGCAGCCGGGAGTCGACCTGATCCTCCCGGACTTCCGCCACATCGAGGACCGGATGGCCGATGTCGAGGCTGTCATCCTCACGCACGGCCACGAGGACCACATCGGTGCCGTGCCGTTCCTGCTGCGCCTACGGCCGGATCTGCCCGTCGTGGGTTCGAAGTTCACGCTCGCGCTTGTTGCGGCGAAGTGCCGCGAACACCGCCAGCGACCCAACCTCGTCGAGGTGATCGAGGGTCAGCGCACCGAGCACGGGCCGTTCGAGTGCGAGTACTTCGCCGTCAACCACTCGATCCCGGATGCCCTCGCAGTTGCCATCCGCACCGATGCCGGAGTCGCGCTGCACACCGGTGACATCAAGCTCGACCAACTTCCGCTCGACGGCCGGCTCACCGACCTGGGTGGCTTCTCGCGCCTCGGCGACGAGGGCGTGGACCTGTTTCTGGTGGACTCCACCAATGCAGAAGTGCCGGGATTCGTGACGCCCGAACGCGAGATCGGTGGAGTGCTCGACAACGTCATCGGCAAGGCAAGGCAGCGCGTGATCGTGGCGTCCTTCGCCAGCCACGTCCACCGCATTCAGCAGGTTGTCGATGTGGCACACCGCTACAACCGCCGCGTCGCGTTCGTCGGCCGCTCGATGGTCCGGAACATGCAGATCGCACAGGATCTCGGATATCTGAGTGTTCCCGACGGCCTTGTCGTCGACATCGACACCGCGGCCAATCTGCCCGACGATCGGCTCGTCCTCATCTCTACAGGTTCGCAGGGAGAGCCGCTCTCGGCGCTGTCGAGGATGGCACGGGGCGAGCATCGGCAGATCAACATCCGAGCCAATGACCTCGTCGTCCTCGCGTCCTCACTCATCCCGGGCAACGAGAACTCGGTATTCGCCGTTGTCAACGGGCTCGCCAAACGCGGCGCCACAGTCGTCACCCAGCAGAACGCGAAGGTGCATGTCTCCGGTCACGCGTCCGCGGGCGAACTGTTGTACCTGTACAACGCTGTTCGGCCCACCAATGCGATGCCGGTGCACGGCGAATGGCGTCACCTGCGCGCCAATGCAGCTCTCGCCAAGGCCACCGGAGTGCCGGAGGACCGGATCGTGCTCGCGGAGGACGGTGTCGTGGTCGACATGGTCGACGGTCTCGCCGAGATCGTGGGAAAGGTGTCCGTCGGGCATGTCTACGTCGACGGACTGTCGGTCGGTGACGTGGGTGACTCCACGCTGTCGGATCGATTGGTTCTCGGCGAGGGCGGGTTCATCGCGATCTATGTGGTCATCGATGATCACACTGGCCGTGCGGTCAGTACCCCCGAGGTGTCCGGGCGGGGATTCTCCGACGATCCGACCGCACTGAAAGATGCGGCGCAATTGGTCGAGGCGGAGCTGGCGCAACTGGCCGCCGAAGGCGTCAACGACGCGCATCGCATCGCGCAGGCGATCCGGCGCATCGTCGGCAGATGGGTTGCGGAGAAGTACCGCCGCAGGCCGATGATCGTGCCCAACGTAATCGCGGTGCCGGCGTCCGATGGACAATAG
- a CDS encoding TIGR03085 family metal-binding protein yields MTFARDERLALVDDMAEFGSDAPTLCGEWTNRDLAAHLIVRERRPDAAPGLFIGGLAGYLERVRKQTATRPWSRLLDEVRSGPPMWSPIYWVDSQVNTGEMFVHHEDVRRAHDGWTPRVLTGERQDTLWGLARKVGRLGYRRSPVSVVLERPSGEQAIVRKAGERRVILRGEPAELALHAFGRDQVQVEAEGSATDVEAVMSLDRGI; encoded by the coding sequence ATGACCTTCGCCAGGGACGAACGCCTCGCTCTTGTCGACGACATGGCTGAATTCGGTTCCGACGCACCGACCCTCTGCGGGGAATGGACGAATCGGGATCTCGCTGCCCACCTCATCGTGCGTGAACGACGCCCCGATGCTGCCCCCGGCCTCTTCATCGGTGGACTCGCCGGGTACCTGGAGCGGGTTCGGAAGCAGACAGCCACGCGACCGTGGAGTCGGTTGCTGGACGAGGTCAGATCCGGGCCGCCGATGTGGTCGCCGATCTACTGGGTGGACAGCCAGGTGAACACGGGTGAGATGTTCGTCCACCACGAGGACGTTCGTCGTGCCCATGACGGATGGACGCCGCGGGTGCTTACCGGGGAACGCCAGGACACGCTGTGGGGTCTGGCACGCAAGGTCGGGCGGCTGGGCTACCGCCGCTCACCGGTGTCCGTAGTGCTCGAGCGGCCATCCGGCGAGCAAGCCATTGTCCGCAAGGCCGGTGAGCGTCGGGTGATCTTACGGGGTGAGCCCGCGGAACTCGCCCTGCACGCCTTCGGCCGAGACCAGGTGCAGGTCGAGGCCGAAGGGTCGGCCACCGACGTGGAGGCCGTGATGTCCCTCGATCGCGGCATCTGA
- a CDS encoding DNA translocase FtsK codes for MAGKSSTRGTSTTTSRARTGVRKGSTSSKPRSRTTRTVSTPRKSASPRGSSRKSVRRPAAKKSSTSGPLKSLGRGIGAGWSLMARGVGATTRTVGKATEIEHGHRRDGIALGLIAISAVVAGRVWFSAGGPVGEWIETGVSAVVGGATGVLPLIGVAVAVILMRTEPKPEIRPRLVLGSLLVALPALGLWHIASGASTDAASRARGAGFVGYAAGGPLTDGVTVWLATPLLLMAGLFGVLLLTGTTIREVPGKLQEYFGTSFGKEYYADYDGGHHDDRPYADGDGDPTLFDADGYPVDDYQTSGRGAPADNYPTDEYEVSSTAKTEVLPLFGDEPGGEPAPAPAPSKRRARAKAAPAAATKQEPEAETSSDVEKFVTDRVVDGDYILPPASLLIEGDPPKKRSSANDAMIEAITEVLEQFKIDAAVTGFTRGPTVTRYEVELGPGVKVEKITALARNIAYAVATDNVRLLAPIPGKSAVGIEVPNSDREVVRLADVLTAPSTRKDHHPLVIGLGKGIEGDFVSANLSKMPHLLVAGSTGSGKSSFVNSMLVSLLSRATPEEVRMILIDPKMVELTPYEGIPHLITPIITQPKKAAAALAWLVEEMEQRYQDMQVNRVRHIDDFNSKVRSGEITAPLGSERVYRPYPYILAIVDELADLMMTAPRDVEDAIVRITQKARAAGIHLVLATQRPSVDVVTGLIKTNVPSRLAFATSSLTDSRVILDQPGAEKLIGKGDGLFLPMGAGKPTRMQGAFITDEEIAAVVDFTKNQAEPEYTEGVTAAKVGEKKDVDPDIGDDMDVLLQAVELVVSSQFGSTSMLQRKLRVGFAKAGRLMDLMETRGVVGPSEGSKAREVLIKPDELDGLLWSIRGGDPNEAPPDQD; via the coding sequence ATGGCAGGAAAGTCGAGCACCCGGGGTACAAGCACGACGACGTCCAGGGCGAGGACGGGCGTGCGAAAGGGGTCGACGTCCTCCAAGCCGAGATCACGCACGACTCGGACGGTCAGCACGCCGAGGAAGTCCGCGTCACCGCGCGGAAGCTCCCGTAAGAGCGTCAGGCGGCCGGCGGCGAAGAAGTCTTCCACTTCCGGCCCCCTGAAGTCGCTTGGGCGCGGGATCGGTGCCGGTTGGTCATTGATGGCCAGAGGCGTCGGCGCGACCACGCGCACGGTCGGCAAGGCCACCGAGATCGAGCACGGGCATCGGCGCGATGGAATCGCGCTAGGACTCATCGCGATCAGCGCGGTCGTCGCGGGAAGGGTGTGGTTTTCTGCGGGCGGCCCGGTCGGCGAGTGGATCGAAACCGGTGTGTCTGCCGTCGTCGGTGGGGCCACGGGTGTGCTTCCTCTGATCGGCGTAGCTGTCGCGGTGATCCTCATGCGAACCGAGCCCAAACCGGAGATCCGCCCGAGGCTCGTCCTCGGCTCGCTGCTGGTGGCTCTGCCCGCGCTCGGACTCTGGCACATTGCATCCGGGGCCTCGACGGATGCGGCGAGTCGCGCACGCGGAGCGGGTTTCGTCGGCTATGCGGCCGGTGGTCCGCTGACCGACGGTGTGACCGTGTGGCTCGCTACACCGTTGTTGCTGATGGCCGGACTGTTCGGTGTCCTGCTGCTGACCGGGACGACGATCCGCGAGGTGCCGGGCAAGTTGCAGGAGTACTTCGGGACGTCGTTCGGCAAGGAGTACTACGCCGACTACGACGGCGGACACCATGACGACCGACCGTACGCAGATGGGGACGGCGACCCCACACTGTTCGACGCCGACGGTTACCCGGTCGACGACTACCAGACCAGTGGCAGGGGGGCTCCGGCCGACAACTATCCCACGGACGAATACGAAGTCAGCTCCACCGCGAAGACGGAGGTGCTACCGCTGTTCGGCGACGAGCCTGGCGGCGAACCCGCCCCGGCTCCTGCTCCGTCCAAGCGACGGGCGCGTGCCAAGGCCGCACCCGCGGCTGCCACCAAGCAGGAGCCCGAAGCCGAAACGTCATCGGACGTGGAGAAGTTCGTCACGGATCGAGTCGTGGACGGCGACTACATCCTGCCGCCCGCCTCGCTGCTCATCGAGGGCGATCCGCCGAAGAAGCGCAGTTCCGCCAACGACGCGATGATCGAGGCGATCACCGAGGTCCTCGAGCAGTTCAAGATCGACGCTGCGGTCACCGGATTCACCCGTGGCCCGACGGTCACCCGCTACGAGGTCGAACTCGGGCCGGGTGTGAAGGTCGAGAAGATTACGGCGCTCGCCCGAAACATCGCGTACGCGGTTGCGACCGACAACGTACGCCTGCTCGCGCCGATTCCGGGCAAGTCGGCAGTCGGTATCGAGGTGCCGAATTCCGACAGGGAAGTGGTCCGCCTCGCGGATGTGCTCACCGCGCCATCCACTCGCAAGGACCACCACCCGCTGGTCATTGGCCTCGGTAAGGGTATTGAGGGCGATTTCGTCAGCGCGAATCTCTCGAAGATGCCGCACCTGCTCGTTGCAGGTTCGACCGGTTCCGGTAAGTCGAGCTTCGTCAACTCGATGCTGGTGTCGCTCCTCTCCCGCGCGACTCCCGAGGAAGTCCGAATGATCCTCATCGACCCTAAGATGGTGGAATTAACTCCCTACGAGGGCATTCCGCACCTCATCACCCCGATCATCACGCAGCCGAAGAAGGCTGCTGCTGCCCTGGCCTGGCTGGTGGAGGAGATGGAACAGCGCTACCAGGACATGCAGGTCAACCGGGTGCGCCACATCGACGATTTCAATTCGAAGGTAAGGTCCGGCGAGATCACTGCGCCGCTCGGTAGCGAACGCGTGTATCGGCCCTACCCGTACATCCTCGCCATCGTCGACGAACTCGCGGACCTCATGATGACTGCGCCCCGCGATGTCGAGGACGCGATCGTGCGAATCACCCAGAAGGCGCGTGCCGCCGGCATTCACCTGGTTCTGGCCACGCAGAGGCCGTCGGTCGACGTGGTGACCGGTCTGATCAAGACCAACGTGCCGTCGCGGCTTGCATTCGCGACGTCCTCGCTTACCGACTCTCGGGTCATCCTCGACCAACCCGGCGCCGAGAAGTTGATCGGTAAGGGTGACGGGCTGTTCCTGCCGATGGGAGCGGGTAAGCCGACTCGCATGCAGGGTGCATTCATCACCGATGAGGAGATCGCGGCCGTCGTCGACTTCACGAAGAACCAGGCCGAACCGGAATACACCGAAGGTGTAACCGCGGCCAAGGTTGGCGAGAAGAAGGACGTCGACCCCGACATCGGTGACGACATGGACGTGTTGTTGCAAGCGGTGGAACTCGTCGTTTCCAGTCAGTTCGGATCGACATCGATGCTGCAGCGAAAGCTTCGGGTGGGCTTCGCGAAGGCTGGTCGTTTGATGGACCTGATGGAGACCAGGGGAGTGGTGGGGCCCAGTGAGGGATCCAAGGCACGTGAGGTGCTGATCAAGCCCGATGAACTGGACGGACTGCTGTGGTCGATTCGCGGCGGCGATCCGAACGAGGCGCCGCCCGACCAGGACTGA
- a CDS encoding TerC family protein, giving the protein MHLSPLVWVITCVVILGLFVFDFFAHVRTPHAPSFRESAFWSTVYIALAIFFGLLVIWIWGADYAGEYFAGYVTEKALSVDNLFVFVIIMGTFAVPREYQQKVLLIGIVMALVMRGIFIAIGAAAISAYSWVFYLFGAFLIYTAYTLIRNHGREKEAEVERDTKIISFAKKILPTTETYDGDKLVTRVDGKRMVTPLLLALIAIGFTDLIFALDSIPAIYGLTQEPYLVFTANAFALMGLRQLYFLIGGLLERLVYLSYGLSVILAFIGVKLLLHALHENTLGFVNGGESVAVPELSTAMSLVVIIGVLVVTTVASLVKTRNTEPAR; this is encoded by the coding sequence ATGCACCTGTCACCGCTCGTCTGGGTCATCACCTGTGTGGTGATCCTCGGACTATTCGTGTTCGACTTCTTCGCGCATGTGCGCACGCCCCATGCCCCTTCGTTCCGAGAGTCCGCATTCTGGTCGACTGTGTATATCGCCCTCGCCATCTTCTTCGGCCTTCTCGTGATCTGGATCTGGGGCGCTGATTACGCCGGGGAGTATTTCGCCGGGTACGTCACGGAGAAGGCGCTGTCGGTCGATAACCTGTTCGTCTTCGTCATCATCATGGGAACGTTCGCTGTGCCCCGTGAATATCAGCAGAAGGTGCTGCTGATCGGTATCGTGATGGCGCTTGTGATGCGCGGGATCTTCATTGCGATCGGTGCCGCCGCGATCAGTGCATACAGTTGGGTGTTCTACCTTTTCGGTGCCTTCCTCATCTACACCGCGTACACGCTGATTCGTAACCACGGCCGTGAGAAGGAGGCGGAGGTAGAACGCGACACCAAGATAATCTCCTTCGCAAAGAAGATCCTTCCCACCACCGAGACCTATGACGGTGACAAACTCGTCACACGGGTAGACGGCAAGCGCATGGTGACCCCGTTGTTGCTCGCGCTCATCGCAATCGGATTCACCGACCTCATTTTCGCGCTCGACTCGATTCCCGCGATCTACGGGCTCACCCAGGAGCCGTATCTGGTCTTCACTGCCAACGCGTTCGCGCTGATGGGTCTTCGGCAGTTGTACTTCCTGATCGGTGGATTGCTCGAGCGCCTGGTGTATCTGTCTTACGGTCTGTCGGTCATCCTCGCGTTCATCGGCGTCAAGCTACTCCTGCACGCTTTGCACGAGAACACACTGGGCTTCGTGAACGGCGGCGAGAGCGTCGCGGTGCCGGAGTTGTCGACAGCAATGTCGCTCGTCGTCATCATCGGCGTGCTGGTGGTGACCACGGTCGCCAGCCTGGTCAAGACACGGAACACGGAGCCGGCCCGGTAG
- a CDS encoding YciI family protein, with product MSLFVVEYTYSADTADGRDTHRPAHRKWLGDLAERRTVVSSGPFADGSGAFIIVDAADAKTVELLFSHDPFARNDLIATKRIVEWIPVIGELSS from the coding sequence ATGTCCCTTTTCGTAGTGGAGTACACCTACTCGGCCGACACGGCGGACGGGCGGGACACGCACCGCCCCGCCCACCGCAAATGGCTCGGCGATCTTGCAGAGCGGCGGACCGTCGTGTCGTCCGGGCCGTTCGCCGACGGCAGCGGGGCGTTCATCATCGTCGATGCCGCCGATGCCAAGACCGTAGAGCTGCTCTTCAGCCACGACCCCTTTGCGCGTAACGATCTCATCGCGACCAAACGGATCGTCGAGTGGATTCCGGTAATAGGCGAACTCAGCTCCTGA
- a CDS encoding amino-acid N-acetyltransferase, which yields MTPRTPNTADNQLIVRRARTSDVPGIKRLIDIYAGRILLEKNLVTLYESVQEFWVAEQGDALIGCGAMHVLWADLGEVRTIAVDPAAKGRGVGHSLVAKLIEVARQLDLQRLFVLTFEVDFFGSHGFVEIDGTPVTAEVYAEMCRSYDTGVAEFLDLSYVKPNTLGNTRMLLTL from the coding sequence ATGACCCCTCGGACGCCGAATACCGCCGACAACCAGTTGATCGTGCGGCGAGCACGAACCTCCGACGTTCCCGGGATCAAGCGGTTGATAGACATCTACGCCGGAAGAATCCTTCTCGAAAAGAACCTCGTCACCCTCTACGAATCCGTGCAAGAGTTCTGGGTAGCCGAGCAGGGCGACGCCCTTATCGGTTGTGGCGCAATGCATGTGCTATGGGCCGACCTCGGTGAAGTGCGCACGATCGCAGTCGATCCCGCTGCCAAGGGCCGGGGCGTGGGCCACTCCCTGGTCGCAAAGCTGATCGAGGTCGCGAGGCAACTCGACCTCCAGCGCCTGTTCGTCCTTACCTTCGAGGTCGACTTCTTCGGCAGCCACGGATTCGTCGAAATCGACGGCACCCCGGTAACGGCAGAGGTGTATGCCGAAATGTGCCGTTCTTACGACACCGGTGTCGCCGAGTTCCTCGACCTGAGTTATGTCAAGCCGAACACGCTCGGCAACACCCGAATGCTCCTCACCCTCTGA
- the pgsA gene encoding CDP-diacylglycerol--glycerol-3-phosphate 3-phosphatidyltransferase gives MSAQREDWTATDDVATPDHPIEPMGESTVPLLNIANILTILRIVLVPVFLVVLFVGDGHTTTWRLVAAGVFAVAAITDRIDGQLARKYGLVTNFGKLADPIADKALIGAALVGLSILGDLPWWVTAVIAARELGITLLRFAVLRHAVIPAGRGGKLKTLVQSVAIGFYLLPLSGGFETVGWILMGAAVLLTVVTGLDYVVQAVRLWAGVHKVEANASTAA, from the coding sequence ATGAGCGCGCAACGCGAGGACTGGACGGCCACGGACGATGTAGCGACCCCGGATCACCCCATCGAGCCGATGGGCGAGTCGACCGTACCGCTCCTGAATATTGCGAACATTCTCACGATCCTCCGGATCGTCTTGGTCCCGGTCTTCTTGGTGGTGCTGTTCGTTGGCGACGGCCATACGACCACCTGGCGCCTGGTTGCAGCCGGCGTATTCGCGGTCGCGGCCATTACCGATCGGATAGACGGACAACTCGCCCGCAAGTACGGCCTGGTTACCAATTTCGGCAAGCTCGCCGATCCGATAGCAGACAAGGCGCTGATCGGTGCGGCACTGGTAGGACTGTCGATCCTCGGTGACCTGCCGTGGTGGGTGACTGCGGTAATCGCGGCACGCGAACTGGGCATCACGCTGCTCAGGTTCGCGGTCCTGAGGCATGCGGTCATTCCCGCCGGACGCGGCGGCAAGCTCAAGACGCTCGTTCAGTCGGTTGCGATCGGTTTCTATCTACTGCCGCTGTCGGGCGGGTTCGAAACGGTCGGCTGGATTCTGATGGGTGCCGCGGTGCTGCTGACGGTGGTGACCGGGCTGGATTACGTCGTGCAGGCGGTGCGCTTGTGGGCCGGGGTGCACAAAGTTGAGGCGAACGCGAGTACGGCAGCGTGA